In one Perca fluviatilis chromosome 7, GENO_Pfluv_1.0, whole genome shotgun sequence genomic region, the following are encoded:
- the iqcg gene encoding dynein regulatory complex protein 9 → MSLSRIQSVRVAAVLEDCSDQLDILGHTLTVQIARERGTAAAQEKARLAKLRRDCQSISRQVSKLHLELEEKQSLSSLLQVVEDEEQKKKANNTRREEKIKLEKRKETLQRQKEEIKQKTEKLTEIRWLAKDLKHQLNEQSSQIANKNKLMEKNMELQLQQTQRESSETEKLLQDKLELLQNKLTEERRVHEESEKFLQNRHKELQQQLQQWQQHTTQMLQEKEQQLNSVRCKRTVNLDRLMEMKRRFREMEQVVMEDREEQEKLRQQQALATSATKLQAWWRGCMVRRGLGSFKKEEVKKGKKKKEGKKKKKK, encoded by the exons ATGTCTTTATCCCGGATTCAGAGTGTGCGAGTGGCAGCTGTGCTGGAGGACTGTTCCGACCAGTTGGACATACTGGGACATACCCTGACAGTGCAGATCGCCAGGGAGCGAGGCACTGCAGCGGCACAG gAGAAAGCCAGACTGGCCAAGTTGAGAAGAGACTG TCAGTCCATCTCGCGGCAGGTTTCCAAGCTGCATTTGGAGCTGGAGGAGAAGCAGAGTCTCAGCTCTCTGCTGCAGGTGGTGGAGGACgaggagcagaagaagaaggCTAATAACACGAGAAG AGAAGAGAAGATTAAgctggagaaaagaaaagaaactctacagagacagaaagaggagatCAAACAGAAAACGGAGAAACTGACG GAAATACGCTGGCTGGCCAAAGACCTGAAGCATCAGCTGAATGAGCAGTCATCCCAGATTGCCAACAAGAACAAGCTTATGGAGAAAAACATggagctgcagctgcagcagacACAAAGGGAGTCCAGCGAGACCGAGAAGCTGCTGCAGGACAAGCTGGAG CTGCTGCAGAACAAGCTGACGGAGGAGAGGAGAGTTCATGAGGAGTCGGAGAAATTCCTGCAAAATCGACATAAG GagttgcagcagcagctgcagcagtggcagcagcacaCCACCCAGATGCTGCAGGAGAAGGAGCAGCAGCTCAACAGTGTGCGCTGCAAAAGAACCGTGAATTTGGACCGACTGAtggagatgaagaggagg TTCAGGGAGATGGAGCAGGTGGTGATGGAGGACAGGGAGGAGCAGGAGAAACTGCGTCAACAGCAGGCACTGGCCACATCTGCTACCAAG CTGCAGGCCTGGTGGAGGGGCTGCATGGTCCGCCGGGGCCTCGGCAGTTTTAAAAAGGAGGAAGtcaagaaaggaaagaagaagaaggaaggaaagaagaaaaagaagaaatga
- the si:dkey-29h14.10 gene encoding uncharacterized protein si:dkey-29h14.10 — protein MMDDSDPLAPSPFSNSNSKVKERTPFNQVMTFKASNMQRLVQVVQRVVQKSCRTACQMFCCPLDTLLCEKVTFCPAQPHQPTGDRTTQLALQNPPSTILIVNISNSTLIDCVIGNDTYQSAVAESQPLMQESERQRHDQARCSCSRGQQGAAQTSAPPPPPPPPGPPLPSAQPRSINIYSSRLNCVIIGDNNYMHAEQTHSTVTEVLQV, from the exons ATGATGGACGACTCTGACCCCCTAGCTCCGAGTCCCTTCAGTAACAGCAATTCAAAAGTCAAAGAAAGAACGCCGTTCAATCAG GTGATGACCTTTAAAGCCTCCAACATGCAGAGACTGGTCCAGGTGGTGCAGAGGGTGGTGCAGAAGAGCTGCAGAACAGCCTGCCAGATGTTCTGCTGCCCCTTAGATACTCTGCTGTGTGAAAAAGTCACATTCTGCCCAG CTCAACCTCATCAACCTACAGGGGATAGAACTACACAAT TGGCACTTCAGAATCCACCATCAACCATTTTGATTGTGAACATCAGCAACTCCACCTTGATCGACTGCGTCATCGGGAACGACACCTACCAATCTGCGGTGGCTGAAAGTCAGCCGCTAATGCAGGAATCTGAGCGCCAAAGGCATG ATCAGGCGAGGTGCAGCTGCAGCCGTGgacagcagggggcagcacaGACCTCtgctcccccccctcctcctcctccccccggTCCTCCCCTTCCATCCGCTCAGCCTCGGAGCATCAACATCTACAGCTCCCGTCTCAACTGTGTCATCATCGGAGACAACAACTACATGCACGCCGAGCAGACCCACTCCACTGTAACTGAAGTACTACAGGTGTGA